One part of the Anguilla anguilla isolate fAngAng1 chromosome 11, fAngAng1.pri, whole genome shotgun sequence genome encodes these proteins:
- the LOC118207752 gene encoding transketolase-like, protein MANYHKPDEKKLQGLKDIANKLRIHSIRATCASNSGHPTSCCSAAEIMSVLFFHTMRYKASDPRNACNDRFIMSKGHAAPVLYAAWVEAGFVKEADILNLRKIDSDLEGHPTPKLAFVDVATGSLGQGLGAACGMAYTGKHFDKASYRVYCMLGDGECSEGAVWEAMAFASYYGLDNLVAILDVNRLGQSEPAPLQHDVDAYRRRCEAFGWNTYVVDGHDVEELCKALWQAQQQKGKPTAIVAKTFKGKGLRGIENEDNWHGKPIPKDRVDALLADLKGQIQTNKPLYPDQPDDDVPHLDLSPIRLPSPPAHKKGDKISTRRAYGVALARLGQASSRVVALDGDTKNSTFSETFKKAHPERYIECFIAEQNMVSVAIGCATRDRTVAFASTFAAFMSRAYDQIRMAAISQSNVNLVGSHCGVSIGEDGPSQMALEDLAMFRAVPTCTVFYPSDGVSTERAVELAANTKGICFIRTSRPDTPVIYRSEEKFAVGQAKVVRQSDSDRVTVIGAGVTLHEALTAANQLAGEGVNIRVIDPFTIKPLDTATILLSARATGGRVITVEDHYREGGLGEAVCSALGEEPGIVVQRLAVSGVPRSGKPQELLEMYGISAQNIVAAVRSAFAN, encoded by the exons atggctAACTATCATAAACCCGACGAGAAAAAACTGCAAGGCCTGAAGGATATTGCGAACAAGTTGAGGATCCACTCCATTAGGGCGACATGTGCTTCCAACTCTGG ACACCCCACCTCCTGCTGCAGTGCGGCTGAGATcatgtctgtgctgttcttCCACACCATGCGCTACAAGGCCAGCGACCCGCGCAACGCCTGCAACGACCGCTTCATCATGAGCAAG GGTCACGCTGCTCCGGTCCTGTACGCCGCCTGGGTAGAGGCGGGGTTTGTGAAAGAGGCGGACATTCTGAACCTGCGCAAGATCGACTCCGATCTGGAGGGACACCCCACCCCC AAGCTGGCGTTCGTTGACGTGGCAACGGGGTCCCTAGGACAGGGACTGGGAGCTGCCTGTGGGATGGCCTACACTGGGAAACACTTTGACAAGGCCAG ttACCGGGTgtactgcatgctgggagatgggGAGTGCTCGGAGGGAGCCGTGTGGGAGGCCATGGCCTTCGCCTCCTACTACGGCCTGGACAACCTGGTGGCCATCCTGGACGTGAACCGCCTGGGGCAGAGTGAGCCCGCCCCGCTGCAGCACGACGTCGACGCTTACCGCCGCCGCTGCGAGGCGTTCGG GTGGAACACCTACGTGGTGGACGGGCATGACGTGGAGGAGCTGTGCAAGGCCCTGTGGCAGGCGCAGCAGCAGAAGGGCAAGCCTACCGCCATCGTCGCCAAAACGTTCAAGGGCAAAGGGCTCCGAG GGATTGAGAATGAGGATAACTGGCACGGGAAGCCCATTCCCAAGGACCGCGTCGATGCCCTGCTCGCTGACCTTAAGGGGCAGATCCAGACCAACAAGCCGCTGTACCCAGATCAGCCCGACGATGACGTCCCCCACCTCGACCTGTCCCCCATCCGCCTGCCCTCCCCACCTGCCCACAAAAAGGGGGACAAG ATTTCCACTCGCCGGGCGTACGGAGTGGCTCTGGCTCGGCTGGGTCAGGCCAGCTCCCGGGTGGTGGCACTGGATGGAGACACCAAGAACTCCACCTTCTCCGAgaccttcaagaaggcccacccCGAGCGCTACATCGAGTGCTTCATCGCTGAGCAGAACatg GTGAGCGTGGCGATCGGGTGCGCCACGCGGGACCGCACGGTCGCGTTCGCCAGCACGTTCGCCGCCTTCATGTCGCGGGCCTACGACCAGATCCGCATGGCGGCCATCTCGCAGTCCAACGTCAACCTGGTGGGCTCCCACTGCGGGGTTTCCATCG GGGAAGATGGGCCGTCTCAGATGGCCCTGGAGGACTTGGCCATGTTCAGGGCGGTCCCCACCTGCACCGTCTTCTACCCCTCAGACGGAGTCTCCACTGAGAGAGCTGTGGAGCTGGCAGCCAACACaaag gGAATCTGCTTCATCAGGACGAGCAGGCCGGACACTCCAGTGATCTACCGCTCAGAGGAGAAGTTTGCCGTTGGACAGGCCAAG gtAGTGCGGCAGTCGGACAGTGACAGGGTGACAGTCATTGGCGCTGGAGTGACACTGCACGAGGCCCtgactgcagccaatcagctggcCGGAGAAG GTGTGAATATCCGGGTCATTGACCCGTTCACCATCAAACCCCTGGACACGGCCACCATCCTCCTGAGCGCCAGAGCAACCGGAGGCCGAGTCATCACTGTGGAGGACCACtacagagagg gtGGACTCGGTGAAGCAGTGTGTTCCGCTCTGGGGGAGGAGCCTGGCATTGTAGTGCAGCGATTGGCTGTCTCCGGCGTTCCGCGGAGCGGGAAGCcgcaggagctgctggagatgTACGGCATCAGCGCCCAGAACATCGTGGCCGCCGTCCGGTCCGCCTTCGCCAACTGA